Proteins found in one Candidatus Afararchaeum irisae genomic segment:
- a CDS encoding HAMP domain-containing sensor histidine kinase has product AEIRVGDIPDVDVRANDLLSTVFRNLLNNSVQHNDKPTPRVEVSAEIDNVGGRIIVCVADNGPGIPDGRKQEVFGKGEKGLESEGTGVGLYLVNTLVESYGGDVWVEDNPDAPDGEGTVFVVELQAADKY; this is encoded by the coding sequence ACGCCGAGATCCGAGTGGGTGATATACCCGATGTCGACGTCAGGGCGAACGATCTCCTCTCGACTGTCTTCAGGAATCTCCTCAACAACTCCGTACAGCACAACGACAAGCCGACTCCGAGGGTCGAGGTCTCAGCAGAGATCGACAACGTGGGCGGTAGAATCATCGTATGTGTCGCCGATAACGGTCCAGGTATCCCCGACGGCAGGAAACAAGAGGTGTTCGGAAAAGGCGAGAAAGGACTCGAAAGCGAGGGTACGGGTGTCGGTCTTTATCTCGTCAATACACTCGTCGAGAGCTACGGCGGCGATGTCTGGGTCGAGGACAACCCCGACGCCCCCGACGGTGAGGGTACTGTCTTTGTCGTTGAGCTTCAGGCTGCGGACAAGTATTGA